The Quercus robur chromosome 7, dhQueRobu3.1, whole genome shotgun sequence genome has a segment encoding these proteins:
- the LOC126693747 gene encoding putative disease resistance protein RGA3, giving the protein MAEIGYSIVGKVREQLGSRALQEISSAWGVRSDLKKLELTLSAIKAVMKDAGQKQASDERLKIWLGKLKDVLIDAENVLDEFQYRVLQKKVMETYGSTSEKVSHFFSSSNPLAVRFAMAHKIKGIRKSLDDIDAVKNTFNLAQGLEEDKKISMHEGRETHSYVSPDENIVGRDDDKEKIIRLLMQQNAGRNVGVIPIVGMGGLGKTTLAKLAYNDNRVFSHFQLMMWVCVSENFDLKRLITEILKYEIGTKYGSLSLDQLQEKLRGFLKDKKFLLVLDDVWNEDRNKWTELKNLLTGGCRGSKIIVTTRNDRVATIMGTGDVHILNVLSPKDCLSLFEELAFKEQEGKKNPNLLKIGEEIVEKCKGVPLAVSTLANMLYSKVDEGEWKRVKNNDMWCLKQGAEDILPILQLSYNQLPFHLKQCFVYCSLFPKDYEFKSVELIQIWMAHGILQSSAGENQQLEDVGDSYIKELLSRSFFQDAQEEIFCYTFKMHDLYHDLALSIAKGECSEVTKESTFITEVSCLSFSNIANDQEVTAQSKKFSKVQTIFFQTEQPVPLVEACISRYKYLRVLSLKGSYFEELSSSIGSLKHLRLFDLSGNCIIKRLPNSICKLHNLQTLILDCKNLERLPKGIRNMISLRFLVVTNNQECLLEKAIGCLNSLRVLLIARFENLKCLFEGDRHLNLINLRTLTIANCPSLTSLSFNVKDLTALEILIIVNCEKLNLMEGEGSPNLMLSLKKLMIRGLPKLEVLPQWLRRSENTLQMLVIGDCENFTTLPEWLPCLKSLQQLGIDNCCKLLSLPEGMQGLTALRQLNITVCPDLIRNCKEDRSKIAHVPEVCLGGDRLENQIKIRYSYDWHNKFWKYCWREEELRRRLEEKRRRLEEKIRVALMVQRAALDYIKQEQQLGCSVQDNATDEAIHTITDEGLTPPM; this is encoded by the exons ATGGCTGAAATTGGCTACAGCATCGTAGGAAAGGTCCGGGAGCAGCTTGGATCCCGTGCTCTCCAAGAGATTAGCTCGGCATGGGGAGTCCGAAGTGATCTGAAAAAGCTTGAGCTCACTCTGTCAGCCATTAAAGCCGTAATGAAAGATGCTGGGCAGAAGCAAGCAAGTGACGAGAGACTGAAGATTTGGCTAGGGAAGCTCAAAGATGTCCTTATTGATGCCGAGAATGTGCTAGATGAATTTCAGTACCGGGTTCTGCAGAAGAAAGTGATGGAGACATACGGGAGCACTAGCGAAAAGGTGAGTCATTTCTTTTCAAGTTCTAATCCACTTGCAGTCCGTTTTGCTATGGCACATAAAATCAAGGGTATTAGGAAGAGTTTAGATGATATTGATGCTGTTAAGAACACTTTCAATCTTGCTCAAGGACTTGAAGAAGATAAGAAGATAAGTATGCACGAGGGGAGGGAGACCCACTCCTATGTTTCTCCTGATGAGAATATCGTCGGTAGAGATGATGACAAAGAAAAGATCATACGTCTTTTGATGCAGCAAAATGCTGGCAGAAATGTCGGTGTAATTCCTATAGTTGGGATGGGTGGTTTGGGGAAAACCACGCTTGCCAAGTTAGCATACAACGATAACCGGGTTTTTAGCCATTTTCAATTGATGATGTGGGTATGTGTGTCTGAGAATTTTGATCTTAAAAGATTAATAACAGAAATTcttaaatatgaaattggtaCGAAATATGGGAGTTTGAGTCTTGATCAATTGCAAGAAAAATTAAGGGGATTTTTAAAAGATAAGAAATTTCTTCTTGTCTTAGATGATGTTTGGAATGAAGATCGTAATAAATGGACTGAATTGAAAAACTTGTTAACCGGTGGTTGCAGGGGCAGTAAAATCATAGTAACAACGCGAAATGACAGGGTTGCCACTATTATGGGCACAGGTGATGTACACATTTTAAATGTTCTATCCCCAAAGGATTGTTTGTCCTTGTTTGAGGAATTGGCATTCAAGgaacaagaaggaaaaaaaaatccaaacctcTTAAAAATTGGAgaagaaattgttgaaaaatgtaAAGGAGTTCCATTGGCTGTGAGTACCTTAGCCAACATGCTTTATTCAAAAGTTGATGAAGGTGAGTGGAAACGAGTGAAAAATAATGATATGTGGTGTTTAAAACAAGGGGCTGAAGACATCTTACCTATATTGCAGCTCAGTTATAATCAATTACCATTTCACTTGAAACAATGCTTTGTCTATTGCTCTCTTTTTCCAAAGGATTATGAATTCAAAAGTGTTGAATTGATTCAAATTTGGATGGCACATGGAATTCTTCAATCGTCAGCCGGTGAAAATCAACAGTTGGAAGATGTTGGTGACTCGTATATCAAGGAGTTGTTGTCAAGATCTTTCTTtcaagatgctcaagaagaaaTCTTTTGTTATACCTTTAAAATGCATGATCTTTACCATGATCTTGCACTCTCAATTGCCAAAGGTGAGTGTTCAGAAGTGACCAAGGAGTCCACTTTTATTACAGAAGtttcttgtttgtcattttcaaACATTGCCAATGACCAAGAAGTTACAGCACAATCAAAGAAGTTTAGCAAAGTTCAgacaatttttttccaaactgaACAACCCGTGCCCTTAGTTGAAGCATGCATCTCGAGATATAAGTACTTACGGGTGCTTAGTTTAAAAGGTTCATATTTTGAGGAGTTGTCAAGTTCTATCGGTTCTTTGAAACATTTGAGACTTTTTGACCTATCAGGTAATTGCATAATCAAGCGACTTCCTAATTCCATTTGCAAGCTACACAATTTACAAACTTTAATACTTgattgcaaaaatcttgaacgGTTGCCCAAAGGTATAAGGAACATGATTAGCCTTAGGTTTTTGGTGGTTACAAATAATCAAGAATGCTTGTTGGAGAAGGCAATAGGTTGCTTGAATTCTCTAAGAGTTTTGCTTATTGCTAGATTTGAGAATCTCAAATGTCTGTTTGAAGGGGACAGGCACCTCAACCTCATCAATCTTCGAACATTGACTATTGCAAACTGTCCAAGTTTGACCTCTTTGTCCTTCAATGTCAAAGACCTAACTGCCCTAGAGATCCTAATCATTGTGAATTGTGAAAAGCTTAATTTGATGGAGGGAGAAGGAAGTCCAAATCTCATGTTGAGCCTTAAGAAATTAATGATTAGAGGCTTACCTAAGTTGGAGGTTTTGCCCCAGTGGCTCAGACGATCTGAAAACACTTTACAGATGCTAGTGATTGGAGATTGTGAAAATTTCACCACTTTGCCGGAGTGGCTGCCATGTCTGAAATCACTTCAGCAACTTGGGATTGACAATTGCTGTAAGTTGTTATCTCTCCCTGAGGGGATGCAAGGTCTCACTGCACTAAGACAATTGAATATCACAGTGTGTCCTGATTTGATTAGAAACTGCAAAGAAGATCGGTCAAAGATTGCTCATGTACCAGAGGTTTGTCTTGGTGGTGATCGTTTGGAAAACCAG ATTAAGATAAGATATTCCTATGATTGGCACAACAAGTTTTGGAAGTATTGCTGGCGAGAAGAAGAACTACGACGACGACTAGAAGAAAAACGCCGACGActagaagaaaaaataagagtAGCTTTAATGGTACAACGAGCAGCACTAGATTATATTAAACAAGAGCAGCa GTTGGGCTGTAGTGTTCAAGACAATGCTACTGACGAAGCAATTCACACAATAACAGATGAGGGCTTAACACCACCAATGTAG